One window from the genome of [Clostridium] celerecrescens 18A encodes:
- a CDS encoding TetR/AcrR family transcriptional regulator — translation MKKEEKTERTRQKILAAAMEEFGANGYAGASLNNICSAGIPKGLLYHNFKNKDAIYLACVGQCFSTLTEYLKTAGIGSDLQKYMDARLRFFQEHEQETRLFFETIFQPPEALSDQITDLRQEFDQLNAELYQKILASLKLRQGVTSEEAMSYFAIMQNMFNGYFSSPACRNMSFSDRMTAHETNLTKLLDFMLYGIVERGNEK, via the coding sequence ATGAAAAAAGAAGAGAAAACCGAACGAACGAGGCAAAAAATATTAGCTGCGGCGATGGAAGAATTCGGTGCGAACGGTTATGCAGGAGCATCGCTGAACAATATTTGCAGCGCGGGGATTCCCAAAGGTTTGCTTTATCATAATTTTAAGAATAAAGATGCCATCTATCTTGCCTGCGTTGGGCAGTGTTTTTCCACTTTAACGGAATATCTGAAAACTGCCGGCATCGGAAGTGACTTGCAAAAGTATATGGACGCCCGCCTGAGGTTCTTTCAAGAACATGAACAGGAAACTCGTCTGTTTTTTGAAACGATTTTTCAGCCGCCGGAGGCATTATCCGATCAGATTACGGATTTGCGGCAGGAATTTGACCAACTAAATGCTGAATTGTATCAAAAAATTTTGGCTTCTCTTAAGTTGCGGCAGGGAGTTACCAGTGAGGAAGCTATGTCTTATTTTGCCATCATGCAAAATATGTTTAACGGTTATTTCAGCAGCCCTGCCTGCCGTAATATGTCTTTTTCGGACCGCATGACCGCACATGAAACCAATCTTACCAAACTGCTTGATTTTATGCTGTATGGCATTGTAGAAAGAGGAAATGAAAAATGA
- a CDS encoding PHP domain-containing protein translates to MVNQLDLHMHSNISNDGEYTPSQLIQLCKQHGLKTVALADHNSVRGIGDAEKSANESGIELIRAIELDCQFEGVNLHLLGYGIDPTVSEFEKNEMDILKKEQNASSKLIHLVQELGIHLEIEEVLDLAIEGVVTGEMIAEVALEDKRNRNNPFLEPYRKNGKRSDNPYVNFYWDFCSQGKPAYVPIQFLGLNEAIQLIRKARGIAVLAHPRINIGQDQKILESIVTCGIDGLEVYSSYHDENMVAFYNNQAEKFHLLKTMGSDFHGKTKPAIKLGCMSCHEEIDIYQQFKKRLHEAAL, encoded by the coding sequence ATGGTTAATCAGTTAGATTTACATATGCATTCCAATATCAGCAACGATGGGGAATACACGCCATCACAACTCATACAGCTGTGTAAACAACATGGTTTAAAGACGGTTGCTTTAGCTGACCATAATTCCGTACGAGGGATAGGAGATGCTGAGAAATCAGCAAATGAATCAGGTATCGAATTGATTCGTGCTATTGAGCTTGACTGTCAATTTGAAGGAGTTAATCTGCATCTTTTAGGATATGGGATTGATCCAACAGTATCTGAATTTGAAAAGAATGAAATGGATATCTTAAAGAAAGAACAAAATGCTTCTTCAAAACTAATACATCTAGTGCAAGAGTTAGGGATTCATCTTGAAATAGAAGAAGTTCTGGATCTTGCCATAGAAGGTGTAGTGACAGGTGAAATGATTGCTGAAGTTGCTCTGGAGGATAAAAGAAATCGGAACAATCCTTTTCTGGAACCATATCGAAAGAACGGGAAGCGTAGTGATAATCCTTATGTAAATTTTTATTGGGATTTTTGCTCCCAAGGGAAGCCGGCTTATGTACCTATTCAGTTTCTTGGGCTGAACGAAGCCATACAATTGATTAGAAAAGCAAGAGGCATAGCTGTTCTTGCGCACCCCAGGATTAATATCGGGCAGGATCAGAAGATTCTGGAAAGCATTGTTACTTGTGGTATTGATGGGCTGGAAGTATACAGTAGTTATCATGATGAAAACATGGTTGCTTTTTACAATAACCAGGCAGAAAAATTTCATTTACTGAAAACAATGGGCAGCGATTTTCATGGGAAAACAAAGCCGGCAATCAAACTGGGGTGTATGAGCTGCCATGAAGAAATAGATATCTATCAACAATTCAAGAAAAGACTTCATGAGGCGGCGTTATAA
- a CDS encoding MFS transporter produces the protein MTTLLLIIIYIAFISLGLPDSMLGAAWPTVRADLSLPMAGAGLISMIISCGTIISSILSGKLIQKLGTGKLTSISVFITAMALLGYSFSLSYVWLCLMAIPLGLGAGAVDAALNNFVALHFSARHMSWLHCFWGFGATAGPAIMSVAISHNGSWQKGYLSVAIIQIFLVIILLVSLPLWRLFGEGREESIIAENQSQYVFQLPGIRSALLGFFCYCALEATTGLWGASYLVQTKGVSADVAAGWISVYYLGITIGRLVNGFITAKWSNPALIRCGQFIIGIGAVLLLISNQTYVNLLGLILIGMGCAPIYPSMLHETPARFGKNNSSKLMGVQMAFAYIGTMLVPPAIGVLSSVVGIQFYPIFIMVLLITMFVSSEKINKIVARRA, from the coding sequence ATGACGACATTATTATTGATCATTATCTATATTGCATTTATCAGTTTGGGGCTTCCTGATTCTATGCTTGGCGCTGCATGGCCAACGGTCCGGGCTGATTTATCCCTGCCAATGGCAGGGGCAGGATTAATCTCCATGATTATATCCTGCGGAACCATAATCTCAAGTATTCTGAGTGGCAAACTGATTCAAAAACTTGGTACTGGTAAACTCACATCAATCAGTGTATTTATTACAGCCATGGCTTTGCTGGGTTATTCCTTTAGCCTAAGCTATGTATGGTTATGCCTGATGGCAATTCCATTAGGACTAGGAGCAGGGGCCGTAGATGCTGCTTTAAATAATTTTGTGGCTTTGCATTTTTCAGCCAGACATATGAGTTGGCTTCATTGTTTCTGGGGATTTGGTGCAACTGCGGGCCCCGCTATTATGTCAGTTGCCATTTCTCATAACGGGTCGTGGCAGAAGGGTTATTTATCTGTTGCAATTATTCAGATTTTTTTAGTGATTATTTTGCTGGTTTCATTACCGCTTTGGAGATTGTTTGGCGAAGGTCGGGAAGAAAGCATAATTGCAGAAAATCAAAGCCAGTATGTCTTTCAATTGCCGGGAATACGCTCAGCACTTCTTGGTTTCTTTTGTTATTGCGCATTAGAGGCTACCACCGGTTTATGGGGCGCCAGTTATCTGGTGCAGACAAAAGGTGTTTCTGCTGATGTTGCCGCGGGTTGGATATCCGTATATTACCTTGGCATCACCATAGGCAGGTTGGTCAATGGGTTTATCACTGCCAAGTGGAGTAATCCTGCATTGATTCGATGTGGTCAATTTATCATTGGTATTGGGGCTGTCTTATTACTGATTTCTAATCAAACCTATGTCAACTTGCTGGGCCTTATTTTGATTGGAATGGGATGTGCACCTATTTATCCTTCTATGTTGCATGAAACACCAGCCCGTTTCGGCAAAAACAATTCAAGCAAACTGATGGGTGTGCAGATGGCATTTGCTTACATTGGAACGATGCTGGTACCACCAGCAATCGGGGTATTATCAAGTGTTGTGGGGATACAGTTCTATCCCATATTTATTATGGTGTTACTCATAACGATGTTTGTCAGCAGTGAGAAAATTAATAAAATCGTGGCAAGGAGGGCTTAA
- a CDS encoding ROK family protein, with protein MAVGNANLMKQINLDTVRRVIKENKKATKPQLAKLTGLSVVTINSLVEVLLRDGEILLDELEVSSGGRPAVIYSFNEEYSTALVIYTNEYEMKDLTHVAVVNLYGEVIEGNEIVLDEISEGSFDLIIEKMLNKYPNIKLIGIGMPGQEIRGKMEVSDYISLEGKSLVEHLRNQFQIPVVFENDVNAAVLGYCTSNQCDDKNVVGIYIPEKYPLGAGVFINGDMYKGKDGFAGEAKFLPDGFDWKNPAYVSENISVALKKLIITFTCLLNPDILVIYRENLAEVAIELIIEDCKKTIKSEVMPDIIVSSDFGKDFAEGIKKISLKPLEPKWQQ; from the coding sequence ATGGCTGTAGGGAATGCAAATTTAATGAAACAAATCAATTTAGATACGGTTAGGCGGGTGATAAAAGAAAATAAAAAAGCAACAAAGCCTCAGTTGGCAAAATTGACAGGATTAAGCGTGGTAACAATTAATTCACTTGTTGAAGTGCTTTTGAGAGATGGAGAGATACTGCTTGATGAGCTGGAAGTATCCAGTGGTGGCAGACCAGCAGTAATCTATTCCTTTAATGAGGAATACAGTACGGCATTAGTCATTTATACAAATGAGTATGAAATGAAGGATCTGACCCATGTTGCCGTTGTCAATCTATATGGGGAAGTGATTGAAGGCAACGAGATTGTCTTAGATGAAATATCTGAAGGTAGTTTTGATTTGATCATCGAGAAAATGCTGAATAAATATCCTAACATTAAATTGATTGGCATTGGTATGCCAGGGCAGGAAATCAGAGGGAAGATGGAGGTCAGTGATTATATATCTCTTGAAGGGAAATCCCTTGTGGAACATTTGAGAAACCAATTTCAAATACCTGTAGTCTTTGAAAATGATGTTAACGCGGCTGTACTAGGATATTGTACTTCTAATCAATGTGACGATAAAAACGTGGTTGGCATTTATATTCCAGAGAAATATCCTTTAGGTGCAGGTGTTTTTATCAACGGTGATATGTATAAAGGAAAAGATGGCTTTGCTGGTGAAGCTAAATTTCTTCCGGATGGATTTGATTGGAAGAATCCAGCATATGTTTCAGAAAATATTTCAGTGGCACTTAAGAAATTAATTATTACATTCACCTGCCTTTTAAATCCAGATATCCTCGTCATTTACAGAGAAAATCTTGCCGAAGTGGCGATTGAACTCATTATTGAGGACTGTAAAAAAACAATCAAGTCAGAAGTAATGCCTGACATTATTGTATCAAGTGACTTTGGCAAAGATTTTGCAGAGGGTATTAAAAAAATCTCATTAAAACCATTGGAACCAAAATGGCAACAATAA
- the dgoD gene encoding galactonate dehydratase → MKITDVIVYTVRPRWIFVKIVTDEGIEGWGEMVSGTKTETVVAGAKEMAKRLIGRNPLEIETLWQELYRVFFRGGPINMTVISGLEIALWDIKGKYYQAPIYDLMGGAARERIKVYSWIGGDRPGDVVKDAKDRVERGFDSVKMNATEELHYIDNFKKIDEVVARVAALREAFGNDLNIGVDFHGRVHKPMAKVLAKELEPYRPMFLEEVVLCENQEAFKEVAEHVVTPLATGERLYTRWGFKDILKSGYIDIIQPDVALAGGIMETRKIIAMAEAYDIAAAPHAPYGPIALAATLQIDSCSPNVFIQEQSLGIHYNKGFDLLDFVENKEIFQYQDGFIGLPDKPGLGLIIDEEKVKEVSMEGLSWSNPNWKHYDGTKAEW, encoded by the coding sequence ATGAAAATAACAGACGTAATCGTTTATACAGTAAGACCCCGGTGGATTTTTGTAAAAATAGTCACTGACGAGGGCATCGAGGGCTGGGGAGAGATGGTTTCCGGAACGAAGACCGAGACCGTAGTAGCCGGTGCAAAAGAAATGGCTAAACGATTGATTGGCAGAAATCCATTGGAGATTGAAACACTCTGGCAGGAATTGTACCGCGTATTTTTCCGCGGCGGTCCGATTAATATGACAGTTATTTCCGGGCTTGAGATTGCACTTTGGGATATTAAAGGGAAATACTATCAAGCACCGATCTACGATTTAATGGGAGGGGCCGCCAGAGAACGGATTAAAGTTTATTCCTGGATTGGCGGCGACCGTCCCGGCGATGTGGTAAAGGATGCAAAAGACCGGGTGGAAAGAGGCTTTGATTCGGTAAAAATGAATGCGACAGAGGAACTTCATTATATTGATAATTTTAAAAAAATTGATGAAGTGGTGGCACGGGTTGCCGCTCTGCGTGAGGCTTTTGGTAACGATTTGAATATTGGCGTTGATTTTCACGGACGTGTGCATAAGCCGATGGCAAAAGTTCTGGCAAAAGAGTTGGAGCCATACCGGCCAATGTTTTTGGAGGAGGTTGTGCTTTGTGAAAATCAGGAGGCGTTTAAGGAAGTGGCAGAGCATGTGGTGACGCCGCTGGCAACTGGTGAACGGCTTTATACACGTTGGGGATTTAAAGATATTTTGAAAAGCGGATATATCGATATCATTCAGCCGGATGTAGCTTTAGCTGGTGGGATCATGGAAACCAGGAAGATTATCGCTATGGCAGAAGCCTATGATATCGCAGCTGCTCCCCATGCCCCATATGGTCCTATTGCACTGGCAGCCACTTTGCAAATTGATTCTTGCAGCCCCAATGTCTTTATTCAGGAGCAATCACTTGGAATTCATTATAACAAAGGTTTTGATCTCCTGGATTTTGTAGAAAATAAAGAGATATTCCAATATCAGGACGGTTTTATCGGCTTACCGGATAAACCAGGATTGGGTCTTATCATCGACGAGGAAAAGGTGAAAGAAGTATCTATGGAAGGACTCAGCTGGTCGAATCCGAACTGGAAGCATTATGATGGAACAAAAGCTGAGTGGTAG
- a CDS encoding PTS galactitol transporter subunit IIC — MQIIYSIFNTILAAGAVVMLPIIITIIGLIFRVKLAKAFRSGLTIGIGFAGINLVINMMKSNLGPAAQAMVENFGIKLDILDVGWGAIAAVTWSSPIIAILIFCILATNIIMLVLKATDTLDVDIWNYHHMAIVGIMVYYVTKSIPLGIAATVVMAVITFKLSDWTAPLVEDYFGIPGVSLPTMSALSSVIIAAPLNWLLDRIPGINKLNFDVKNAKKYLGFFGEPTMMGLILGCIIGALAKYPVSGILALGVNMAAVMVLIPKMTSLFMEGLMPISEAAKKFTQSKFKGRKFLIGLDAAVVVGNPDVITTSLIVIPLTILMAAVLPGNRVLPFADLAVVTFRVALVVAITRGNLFKNIIMGLVCTGVILLAGTATAPVLTELATSVGLNLAADGSYITSFAATSLTVSFLVYKAFIGNLVISIPLLIAVIAGTWVFMSNLNKKRARILEEKKQKEAAGLGAEI; from the coding sequence ATGCAGATTATATATTCTATATTTAATACGATTTTAGCTGCCGGAGCGGTTGTGATGCTTCCGATTATTATTACGATCATCGGTTTGATTTTTCGCGTGAAATTAGCAAAAGCTTTTCGTTCAGGACTGACAATTGGAATCGGTTTTGCAGGTATTAATCTGGTTATCAATATGATGAAATCAAACCTGGGACCGGCTGCCCAGGCAATGGTAGAAAACTTTGGAATTAAACTTGATATTCTTGATGTAGGCTGGGGAGCAATCGCAGCGGTAACCTGGTCGTCACCAATTATAGCTATTTTGATTTTCTGTATACTGGCAACGAATATTATTATGCTTGTGCTTAAGGCTACGGATACGCTTGATGTTGATATCTGGAACTATCATCACATGGCAATTGTCGGTATTATGGTTTATTATGTCACGAAAAGTATCCCGTTGGGAATCGCGGCAACCGTGGTAATGGCGGTCATTACCTTTAAACTCTCTGACTGGACGGCGCCGCTGGTAGAGGATTATTTTGGGATTCCCGGTGTTTCCCTGCCCACAATGTCTGCATTGTCTTCTGTGATCATTGCGGCACCTCTTAACTGGCTGCTTGATCGGATTCCAGGAATTAACAAACTAAATTTTGATGTGAAAAACGCTAAGAAATATTTAGGCTTTTTCGGTGAACCAACCATGATGGGATTAATATTAGGTTGTATCATTGGTGCTCTTGCAAAATATCCGGTATCAGGAATCCTGGCATTGGGTGTGAATATGGCTGCAGTTATGGTCTTGATTCCTAAGATGACTTCTTTATTTATGGAAGGCTTAATGCCAATTTCTGAGGCGGCAAAAAAGTTTACTCAGAGCAAATTCAAAGGCAGGAAATTTCTTATTGGACTGGATGCTGCAGTGGTAGTTGGTAATCCGGATGTTATTACAACATCGCTGATTGTTATACCGTTAACGATTTTAATGGCAGCTGTTCTGCCCGGAAACCGTGTCCTTCCGTTTGCTGATCTGGCAGTAGTAACCTTCCGTGTTGCTTTGGTCGTGGCTATTACAAGGGGCAATTTATTTAAGAATATTATCATGGGACTTGTTTGTACTGGTGTTATTTTGCTTGCCGGTACTGCTACAGCACCGGTTCTTACCGAGTTAGCAACCAGTGTTGGCCTGAATCTGGCAGCAGATGGGAGTTACATAACCTCATTTGCGGCAACCAGCCTGACTGTGAGTTTTTTAGTTTACAAAGCATTTATCGGTAATCTGGTTATCAGCATTCCGTTGTTGATTGCCGTAATCGCCGGTACATGGGTATTTATGAGTAATTTGAACAAGAAGAGAGCCAGAATATTAGAAGAGAAAAAGCAGAAGGAAGCTGCAGGTTTAGGAGCTGAAATATGA
- a CDS encoding PTS sugar transporter subunit IIB, with amino-acid sequence MKRILVACGNGIATSTVVGTKIKEKCEDSGIDVTVTQCKLLEVESKAENFDLLVTTGKFTGGDVGIPVIGAISLLTGIGEEATLDEIIAMLK; translated from the coding sequence ATGAAAAGAATATTAGTAGCTTGTGGAAATGGAATTGCAACATCAACAGTGGTAGGTACAAAAATAAAAGAGAAATGTGAAGACAGCGGTATTGACGTTACAGTTACACAGTGTAAGCTTCTTGAGGTGGAATCCAAAGCGGAAAACTTTGATCTGCTGGTTACGACAGGAAAATTCACCGGTGGGGATGTGGGGATCCCGGTGATTGGTGCAATTTCCCTTTTGACCGGAATCGGAGAAGAAGCGACGTTGGATGAGATTATTGCAATGTTAAAGTAA
- a CDS encoding PTS sugar transporter subunit IIA yields MSEIVFDESLILELEGIEENTEALTQLTDYLLDKGYVKKGYKEAILEREAMFPTGLSTGEINIAIPHADTRYVNQAAICVGILKKPVKFSAMDEPDHQIDVNIIIVLALKEAHGHLEMLQKVVELIKDQDNLKKIVTASDTKPVYDIISSHLLQQ; encoded by the coding sequence ATGAGTGAAATAGTTTTTGATGAATCATTGATACTGGAACTGGAAGGAATAGAGGAAAATACCGAAGCACTGACGCAGCTAACGGACTATTTGCTGGATAAAGGCTATGTGAAAAAGGGGTATAAAGAGGCTATTCTGGAGCGTGAGGCTATGTTCCCAACAGGTCTGTCAACAGGTGAAATCAATATAGCAATTCCCCATGCGGATACAAGATATGTCAATCAGGCAGCAATCTGTGTGGGAATTCTAAAAAAACCGGTAAAATTCAGTGCGATGGATGAACCGGACCATCAAATTGATGTGAATATCATCATCGTCCTGGCATTAAAAGAGGCACATGGTCATTTGGAGATGCTTCAAAAGGTAGTGGAGTTAATTAAAGATCAGGACAACTTAAAAAAAATTGTAACAGCCAGCGATACAAAACCTGTTTACGATATTATATCCAGCCATCTATTACAGCAGTAA
- a CDS encoding bifunctional 4-hydroxy-2-oxoglutarate aldolase/2-dehydro-3-deoxy-phosphogluconate aldolase, whose product MKKEDFPKITVILRGYTHSQIRTVVKSLLGTAIKSVEITMNTPDAIEIIKNISKEFGNDILVGAGTVTTYEEAGAAIAAGARFLLSPITFSKEIIELCKEQGVISVPAALTPSEIMQGIRDGADIIKLFPAGIMGTAYLKDIQAPLGKLPLMVVGGINSSNVKEFFDAGAAYAGIGSGLFKKEDIISENLSGLKASVQKLREQLI is encoded by the coding sequence ATGAAAAAGGAAGATTTTCCAAAGATTACAGTCATTTTGAGAGGGTATACCCATTCTCAAATCAGAACCGTGGTGAAAAGTCTTCTCGGCACCGCAATAAAATCAGTTGAAATTACGATGAATACTCCGGATGCGATTGAGATTATCAAAAACATCAGTAAGGAATTCGGTAATGATATACTGGTCGGTGCCGGGACGGTAACCACCTATGAGGAGGCAGGTGCAGCAATTGCTGCCGGTGCCAGATTCTTATTATCTCCCATTACATTCAGTAAGGAAATTATTGAGTTATGCAAAGAACAGGGGGTTATTTCTGTCCCTGCGGCTCTGACTCCGTCAGAAATAATGCAGGGCATAAGGGATGGAGCAGATATTATCAAACTGTTTCCGGCTGGAATTATGGGAACCGCTTATTTAAAGGATATTCAGGCACCTCTTGGTAAGCTTCCGCTGATGGTGGTAGGCGGTATAAACAGCAGTAATGTCAAGGAGTTTTTTGATGCCGGGGCTGCTTACGCGGGAATAGGTTCCGGATTGTTTAAAAAAGAGGATATAATCAGTGAAAATCTGTCCGGGCTAAAAGCATCTGTACAGAAGCTGAGAGAACAGCTGATATAG
- a CDS encoding sigma 54-interacting transcriptional regulator, giving the protein MRDKIKLIIGQEDKRNPLTDEAIANELGTLRENITKVRIETGIPASSERRKERLLQEIQGLFYEMGLVSDRKLAELLKLRGFKIGKFTVGQLHKSYPEIWEPAIKSSQDETLDIDNKQEFQDDIFDKIIGSDGSLKNQISKAKAAVMYPPKGLHTLLYGPSGVGKSFLAELMHDFAVKTDNFQKEAPYFEFNCADYADNPQLLLAQLFGYTKGAFTGATDHKKGIVELCDGGILFLDEVHRLPAEGQEILFYLMDKGKFRRLGEADTSRESHPLIIAATTEDPESSLLLTFRRRIPMSIEIPALTERPLEEKWQFIEFYLTMERERLGRDIRVNQSVLNCLLLAEFPGNIGQLKSDIQVCCAKAFLEAKLHNKTAIEVVADNLPEHLKSGINQSVPGDIRHLISGDVLFSVAGYQQFSGRIHKMSGTGIYEQLEERYTKLLKNGVAAEEISRILQDEVETTLVQQIRKMEESKFSLHELSAIVGEDVLEITEYIYQEARKELPGLKDTFIFPMAIHIRASLDMTKERKVALGSSFEDIKKRHAKEYKVAAYIVDKVNDKFYVMLPADEAVFLAMYLSKFQGGQVDTEGKTAVVVLSHGRVAGGMAEVANKILGVNHAAALEMALSEDPAAAYEKTKQLVIERNQGRGCILLADMGSLLTFAEKIRQETKIPVAVCGRVDTLMVIECLHKVLWTEESIETIVDELGSKKVLQPKTTKYNKIKHKRAVLCLCITGQGAAKLLRDFISERLKSVLDNIVIINRGYIENEDVEQIILQEAAQYEILAIVGTINPDVKDIPFLSLDDIYQSSGISKLRKIIKNSLLLDHVILGEVITPELIFVNPPYRLKEQLLDQTIETMTSEGYVDERFLLSVYKREGMMTTYLKGGIAIPHGDPASVTKPVISITKLDKPVMWDGTNTVDLIFVLALDENSKKYFEQLYQMLSSENLVSLIRNSNSINEIRENLRLDTKPVN; this is encoded by the coding sequence ATGAGGGATAAAATAAAGTTAATAATCGGGCAGGAGGATAAGCGGAATCCTCTTACAGATGAAGCCATCGCCAATGAATTGGGAACACTGCGCGAAAATATAACAAAAGTCCGGATAGAAACTGGAATCCCTGCTTCATCGGAACGGAGAAAAGAACGATTACTTCAGGAGATCCAAGGTTTATTTTATGAAATGGGATTGGTATCAGATCGCAAATTGGCAGAATTACTAAAGCTGCGAGGGTTTAAGATCGGAAAGTTTACAGTCGGACAGCTGCATAAATCTTACCCTGAAATATGGGAACCGGCGATTAAATCTTCTCAGGATGAAACATTGGATATCGATAATAAGCAGGAGTTTCAGGATGACATTTTCGATAAGATTATCGGATCGGACGGTAGTCTTAAAAATCAAATCAGTAAGGCCAAGGCGGCAGTCATGTATCCACCAAAAGGACTGCATACGCTTTTATATGGTCCTTCCGGTGTTGGTAAAAGTTTCCTGGCAGAGCTGATGCATGATTTTGCGGTCAAAACGGATAATTTTCAAAAAGAGGCTCCTTATTTTGAATTTAACTGCGCTGATTATGCCGATAATCCACAGCTGCTTTTAGCTCAGCTATTCGGATATACGAAGGGAGCATTTACCGGAGCGACAGACCATAAAAAAGGAATAGTTGAGTTATGTGATGGGGGTATTTTGTTTCTGGATGAAGTACACAGACTCCCTGCAGAAGGACAGGAGATCTTGTTTTACTTAATGGATAAAGGCAAATTCCGCCGTTTGGGAGAAGCAGATACCAGCCGTGAAAGCCATCCCTTAATTATAGCGGCAACGACGGAGGATCCGGAAAGCTCGCTGCTTTTAACATTTCGCCGGCGGATTCCAATGAGCATTGAAATTCCGGCATTAACGGAACGGCCGCTGGAGGAAAAATGGCAGTTTATCGAGTTTTATCTTACGATGGAACGGGAGCGGCTTGGCCGTGATATCCGTGTAAACCAGTCAGTTTTAAACTGTCTGCTTTTGGCGGAGTTTCCCGGTAATATCGGTCAGCTGAAATCAGATATCCAGGTTTGCTGTGCGAAGGCATTTTTAGAGGCAAAGCTACATAATAAAACGGCGATTGAGGTAGTTGCGGATAATCTTCCGGAGCACTTAAAGAGCGGCATCAATCAATCGGTTCCCGGCGATATACGGCATTTAATCAGCGGGGATGTCCTTTTTTCGGTGGCGGGATACCAGCAGTTTTCAGGACGCATACACAAGATGAGCGGTACTGGTATTTACGAGCAGCTGGAAGAAAGATATACGAAGCTTTTGAAAAATGGGGTAGCAGCAGAAGAAATCAGCCGGATCTTACAAGATGAGGTTGAGACAACGCTGGTTCAGCAGATTCGCAAAATGGAAGAGTCCAAATTCAGCCTTCATGAGCTATCTGCAATTGTAGGAGAAGACGTTCTGGAGATTACGGAATATATATATCAAGAAGCGCGGAAAGAATTACCGGGACTTAAGGATACGTTTATTTTTCCGATGGCCATACATATCCGTGCGTCACTGGATATGACCAAAGAGAGAAAAGTAGCGCTTGGAAGCAGCTTTGAAGATATTAAAAAGCGGCATGCAAAGGAATATAAAGTTGCAGCTTATATTGTTGATAAGGTCAATGATAAATTCTATGTGATGCTTCCTGCCGACGAGGCAGTCTTTTTGGCAATGTATCTCAGTAAATTTCAGGGAGGGCAGGTTGATACAGAGGGGAAAACCGCAGTGGTCGTGCTGTCCCATGGCAGAGTAGCAGGGGGAATGGCAGAGGTCGCCAATAAAATTCTGGGAGTTAACCACGCCGCAGCGTTGGAGATGGCACTTAGTGAGGATCCGGCGGCTGCCTATGAGAAAACAAAACAACTGGTAATCGAAAGAAACCAGGGACGAGGCTGCATCCTGCTTGCAGATATGGGATCACTCCTGACTTTCGCAGAGAAGATCAGGCAGGAAACAAAAATTCCGGTTGCCGTCTGCGGGAGGGTGGACACCTTAATGGTGATCGAATGCCTTCATAAAGTGCTTTGGACAGAAGAGTCAATAGAAACAATTGTAGATGAACTTGGCAGTAAAAAAGTATTGCAGCCTAAAACAACCAAATATAATAAAATTAAACATAAAAGAGCGGTTCTTTGTCTGTGTATCACCGGACAGGGAGCAGCAAAGCTGCTGCGGGATTTTATCTCAGAGCGGTTAAAATCAGTATTGGACAATATTGTCATCATAAACAGAGGCTATATAGAAAATGAAGATGTAGAACAAATTATCCTACAGGAAGCGGCTCAATATGAAATTCTTGCAATCGTTGGGACAATTAATCCGGATGTAAAAGATATTCCATTTCTTTCCCTGGATGATATCTATCAGTCTTCCGGTATCTCAAAACTGCGGAAGATCATTAAAAACAGTCTATTGTTGGATCATGTAATACTTGGTGAAGTCATTACACCGGAATTAATCTTTGTGAATCCGCCATATCGGTTAAAGGAACAGCTTTTAGATCAGACGATCGAGACGATGACAAGCGAGGGGTATGTGGACGAGCGGTTTTTACTAAGTGTTTATAAACGGGAAGGAATGATGACCACTTATTTAAAAGGAGGTATTGCCATTCCCCACGGTGATCCGGCTAGCGTTACAAAACCGGTCATATCGATTACAAAACTGGACAAACCAGTGATGTGGGATGGTACAAATACGGTCGATCTGATCTTTGTACTGGCATTAGATGAAAATTCGAAAAAATATTTTGAACAGCTTTATCAAATGTTAAGCAGCGAAAACCTGGTAAGTTTAATAAGAAACAGCAATTCTATCAATGAAATCAGAGAAAATCTTCGTCTGGACACAAAACCGGTCAATTAA